In Eupeodes corollae chromosome 3, idEupCoro1.1, whole genome shotgun sequence, a single genomic region encodes these proteins:
- the LOC129949935 gene encoding CD109 antigen isoform X15, giving the protein MSRRLLAIGLCLLQIAILVQCNGLYSIIAPGTLRSKLNYHVTVAVHDAPSPCKIKVGLIGPEFDKSETVEVAPKTSKLVMFQIPKLKDGDYNLTAEGLSGIEFKNTTKLNFAAEQLSIYVQTDKATYKPGDLVQYRALVLDENTRPAKIDGPVKIAINDGAQNLIQQKNDVELTKGVFAGSLQLSEFPVLGMWNIEVSADGTTETKSFEVDKYVLPKFEVQVEAPKDVAIVDGKIMVTIRAKYTYGKPVKGKAVVSCKPSYYYYGDDSKTPSAEKTVNIDGKGHVEFDIAEDLKLDRDRYTPPITILAIVEEELTGLKQNSTATVNLHREKYQIQGVDTPYTYYPGKTVAITVVVKNLDGSPVQDTKNEVTLNVSPPDHFYRPMPIALTSEDKEASSATTLPPPVKSKNYTSPIDKNGMATFQIELPEESSSYFSVKAYYQDSSAYITSLSKYEKTETPVDDSFKIIVQTKNPALGNDVSIRVQNGKPIPYFSYTILGRGDIIESDIIEVPENRNYHVFKITPKFEMIPTAKIFVHYVDGNDLQYTEETINFERDFQNSISIEAPVEAKPGADVEIKVNTDPDSYVGLLGVDQSVLLLKSGNDLKKDTIFQDLSRYDSSTPWSMGYGQYPGSQAGIVAMTNANYPFYQIYDKYPADVMNVISSISLVLNDLSGSIYDTKIFNEPAKIRKEFPENWIFDNNFEITDGSGLTLSKKVPDTITSWVITGFSLNPKTGLALTKEGTKVRTFIPFFISTNLPYSVKRGEVISIPLVIFNYMDKNLDCEVSLDNSDREFDFTEATNEVTESASEDVNRTKTLTIPSNSGQSVSFMIRPNKVGPISLKFVAVTPISGDAIQQTLRVEPEGVTTYVNKAIFLNLNEEKEKNVKVDIAIPENAVADSEYVELSVVGDLLGPTIKNLDKLVRMPYGCGEQNMVNFVPNILVLKYLTATNQLTAAIEEKAKKFLAIGYQRELEYKHDDGSYSAFGKSDKSGSTWLTAYVVKSFHQAIPYTDIDQKVIEAGLKFLAGTQLPSGEFPEVGKVIDSSHSGGSIGLSAYVLLAFLENVESADKYKDVIEKGLSYLEKELATSEDQYSLAIAGSALLLGKRIESAEKIFAKLNSLAKEDGDRKWWSKTVVSDKSWYGPVSVDVEMTAYIVLAMLKKGDAESVLPSIKWLVSQRNSNGGFASTQDTVIGLEALTSFAQKSGSGTGQMKIDFTAGKDDSGTIEVTPETSLILQTHVLPKTVKEVEISAKGSGSSLAQVSYRFNIAEKDSKPRFNVMPVVKKLENDQLNLMVCTEFVPLGDEKVSNMAVMEISLPSGYTADSDSFDKIKEIESVKRVDTKNADSMVIVYSDGITSEQLCVPIDAIKSHAVAKQKPSPVSVYDYYDNNKRSTEYYDVKSSLCDICQDVDCGAGCAKKNKNLN; this is encoded by the exons TCTGTACTCAATTATTGCACCAGGAACCCTGCGATCAAAACTTAACTACCATGTAACAGTAGCCGTTCATGATGCTCCCTCACCTTGTAAGATAAAGGTTGGTCTTATTGGTCCAGAATTTGATAAATCTGAAACCGTTGAAGTTGCACCAAAAACATCAAAGCTTGTTATGTTCCAA ATACCAAAACTCAAAGACGGTGATTACAATTTGACAGCCGAAGGTTTATCAggcattgaattcaaaaatacaaccaaattaaattttgctgcTGAACAGCTATCGATTTATGTTCAAACAGATAAGGCCACTTACAAGCCAGGTGATTTAGTCCAATATCGAGCTTTAGTTTTGGACGAAAATACCAGACCTGCTAAGATTGATGGACCTGTCAAAATTGCTATCAAT GACGGAGCACAAAATCTTATCCAACAAAAGAATGATGTCGAACTCACCAAAGGCGTTTTCGCTGGGTCATTACAATTATCAGAATTCCCAGTTCTTGGAATGTGGAATATCGAAGTGAGTGCCGATGGTACAACTGAGACCAAGTCTTTCGAAGTTGACAAGTATGTTCTGCCTAAATTTGAAGTTCAAGTTGAAGCACCCAAAGATGTAGCAATTGTTGATGGTAAAATTATGGTTACCATAAGGGCAAA atacaCCTATGGAAAACCTGTTAAAGGAAAAGCTGTTGTATCTTGCAAGCCTTCTTACTACTACTATGGTGATGACTCTAAAACACCCTCAGCTGAAAAGACAGTTAACATTGATGGCAAAGGTCATGTAGAATTTGACATTGCTGAAGATTTGAAATTGGACAGAGATCGTTATACACCACCAATTACTATTTTGGCCATCGTTGAAGAGGAACTTACAGGATTGAAGCAGAACTCAACAGCAACGGTCAATTTACACCGtgaaaagtatcaaattcaaggTGTTGACACTCCATACACTTATTATCCAGGCAAAACTGTCGCAATAACT gTCGTTGTAAAGAACCTCGATGGATCACCAGTTCAAGACACTAAAAACGAAGTAACCCTCAATGTTAGCCCACCAGACCACTTTTACAGACCAATGCCCATTGCTTTGACATCAGAAGATAAGGAAGCATCAAGTGCAACAACTCTACCACCACCAGTCAAATCCAAAAATTACACTTCACCCATAGACAAGAATGGTATGGCCACCTTTCAAATTGAGCTTCCGGAAGAGTCATCAAGTTATTTCTCCGTAAAGGCTTACTACCAGGATTCATCAGCTTACATAACATCTCTgtcgaaatatgaaaaaaccgaAACTCCAGTTGatgattcatttaaaattattgtacaaacaaagaa tcCTGCTCTTGGAAATGACGTGAGCATTCGAGTACAAAATGGAAAGCCAATTCCATACTTTTCGTACACAATCTTAGGTCGTGGTGATATCATTGAAAGTGACATTATTGAG GTTCCTGAAAATCGCAACTACCATGTCTTCAAAATCACACCGAAATTTGAGATGATTCCAACTGCTAAAATCTTCGTTCACTATGTTGATGGTAACGATCTCCAATACACCGAAGAGACAATTAACTTTGAAAGGGATTTCCAAAACTCG atTTCTATTGAAGCTCCAGTTGAAGCCAAACCTGGTGCTGATGTTGAAATTAAGGTTAACACCGATCCTGATTCATATGTTGGTTTACTTGGTGTCGATCAAAGTGTGCTCCTCCTCAAGAGCGGCAACGATTTAAAGAAGGATACAATCTTCCAAGATCTCAGCCGTTACGATTCTAGTACACCATGGTCAATGGGCTATGGACAATATCCCGGTAGCCAAGCTGGTATTGTAGCAATGACCAATGCTAACTATCCATTCTATCAAA tatacGACAAATATCCAGCAGATGTGATGAATGTCATTAGCAGCATTAGTCTCGTACTAAATGATTTATCCGGATCAATATACGatacaaaaatctttaatgAACCAGCAAAAATTCGTAAAGAATTTCctgaaaattggatttttgacaataattttgaaat TACCGACGGAAGTGGACTCACATTGAGCAAGAAAGTTCCTGACACCATCACATCTTGGGTTATAACTGGATTCTCGTTGAATCCTAAAACTGGTTTGGCCCTTACCAAAGAAGGAACCAAAGTGCGAACCTTCATACCTTTCTTCATTTCTACTAATTTGCCATATTCAGTTAAACGAG GGGAAGTAATTTCAATTCCTCTGGTTATTTTCAACTATATGGACAAGAATCTTGATTGTGAAGTAAGTCTTGATAATTCGGATCGTGAATTCGATTTTACCGAAGCAACCAACGAAGTCACTGAAAGCGCGAGTGAAGATGTAAATCGTACCAAGACTCTGACAATTCCATCGAATAGTGGACAAAGTGTTTCATTTATGATTCGTCCCAACAAAGTTGGACCAATTAGCTTGAAGTTCGTTGCTGTTACTCCAATATCTGGAGATGCTATTCAACAGACTCTTAGGGTCGAACCCGAAGGTGTTACGACTTATGTGAATAAGgctatatttttgaatttgaacgaAGAGAAGGAGAAGAATGTTAAGGTTGATATTGCAATTCCTGAGAATGCCGTCGCAGACTCTGAATACGTTGAGCTGTCAGTTGTTGGAGACTTGCTTGGACCAACTATTAAGAATCTTGATAAATTGGTTCGCATGCCATACGGATGTGGAGAACAGAATATGGTTAACTTTGTGCCAAATATTTTGGTTCTTAAGTACTTGACG GCTACAAATCAGCTTACTGCTGCAATTGAAGAAAAGGCCAAGAAATTCCTTGCAATTGGCTACCAACGAGAATTGGAATACAAACACGACGATGGTTCGTACAGTGCTTTCGGAAAATCGGACAAGAGTGGAAGCACCTGGTTGACAGCTTATGTTGTCAAGTCATTCCATCAAGCTATTCCTTACACCGATATCGATCAGAAGGTTATCGAAGCTGGTCTCAAATTCCTCGCTGGTACTCAATTGCCTAGTGGAGAGTTCCCAGAAGTCGGCAAGGTGATCGATAGTTCACACAGTGGAGGTTCCATTGGTTTGTCTGCCTATGTGTTGTTGGCTTTCTTGGAAAACGTTGAATCGGCTGATAAATATAAGGATGTCATTGAAAAGGGTTTGTCTTACTTGGAGAAGGAATTGGCTACATCTGAGGATCAATATTCGTTGGCTATCGCTGGATCAGCTTTGCTTTTGGGTAAACGAATTGAATCGGCTGAAAAGATCTTTGCTAAGCTCAATAGTTTGGCTAAGGAAGACG GTGATCGTAAGTGGTGGTCAAAGACTGTTGTCTCCGATAAGTCATGGTATGGACCAGTTTCAGTGGATGTTGAAATGACCGCATATATAGTTTTGGCTATGCTTAAGAAGGGAGACGCCGAATCAGTACTGCCCAGTATTAAATGGTTGGTATCGCAGCGTAACAGCAATGGAGGATTTGCATCAACCCAAGACACCGTTATTGGTCTTGAAGCCCTTACCAGTTTTGCTCAAAAGAGCGGTTCTGGTACAGGACAAATGAAGATTGACTTCACAGCTGGAAAGGATGATTCTGGTACCATTGAAGTTACCCCAGAGACTTCTTTGATTTTACAAACACATGTG CTTCCAAAAACTGTAAAAGAAGTTGAAATAAGTGCCAAGGGAAGTGGTTCATCTTTAGCTCAAGTTTCATACCGCTTTAATATCGCCGAAAAGGATAGCAAACCTAGATTCAATGTTATGCCAGTTGTTAAGAAATTGGAAAATGACCAATTGAACTTGATGGTTTGCACAGAATTCGTTCCATTGGGAGATGAAAAGGTCTCCAATATGGCAGTGATGGAAATTTCACTTCCCTCAGGATACACCGCCGATTCTGAtagttttgacaaaataaaggaaattgAAAGTGTGAAG CGTGTTGACACAAAGAACGCCGATTCAATGGTCATTGTCTACTCCGATGGTATAACTTCCGAACAACTTTGTGTACCAATTGATGCTATCAAATCCCATGCAGTTGCTAAGCAAAAGCCTTCACCTGTCAGCGTTTATGATTATTATGATAACAACAAACGCAGCACTGAATACTACGATGTCAAATCATCTTTGTGTGATATTTGCCAAGATGTCGATTGTGGAGCTGGCTGTGCGAAAAagaataagaatttaaattaa
- the LOC129949935 gene encoding CD109 antigen isoform X17 produces the protein MSRRLLAIGLCLLQIAILVQCNGLYSIIAPGTLRSKLNYHVTVAVHDAPSPCKIKVGLIGPEFDKSETVEVAPKTSKLVMFQIPKLKDGDYNLTAEGLSGIEFKNTTKLNFAAEQLSIYVQTDKATYKPGDLVQYRALVLDENTRPAKIDGPVKIAINDGAQNLIQQKNDVELTKGVFAGSLQLSEFPVLGMWNIEVSADGTTETKSFEVDKYVLPKFEVQVEAPKDVAIVDGKIMVTIRAKYTYGKPVKGKAVVSCKPSYYYYGDDSKTPSAEKTVNIDGKGHVEFDIAEDLKLDRDRYTPPITILAIVEEELTGLKQNSTATVNLHREKYQIQGVDTPYTYYPGKTVAITVVVKNLDGSPVQDTKNEVTLNVSPPDHFYRPMPIALTSEDKEASSATTLPPPVKSKNYTSPIDKNGMATFQIELPEESSSYFSVKAYYQDSSAYITSLSKYEKTETPVDDSFKIIVQTKNPALGNDVSIRVQNGKPIPYFSYTILGRGDIIESDIIEVPENRNYHVFKITPKFEMIPTAKIFVHYVDGNDLQYTEETINFERDFQNSISIEAPVEAKPGADVEIKVNTDPDSYVGLLGVDQSVLLLKSGNDLKKDTIFQDLSRYDSSTPWSMGYGQYPGSQAGIVAMTNANYPFYQKKLAPGGLGGGFERIRNIFPETWIWELIDFGKNTDGSGLTLSKKVPDTITSWVITGFSLNPKTGLALTKEGTKVRTFIPFFISTNLPYSVKRGEVISIPLVIFNYMDKNLDCEVSLDNSDREFDFTEATNEVTESASEDVNRTKTLTIPSNSGQSVSFMIRPNKVGPISLKFVAVTPISGDAIQQTLRVEPEGVTTYVNKAIFLNLNEEKEKNVKVDIAIPENAVADSEYVELSVVGDLLGPTIKNLDKLVRMPYGCGEQNMVNFVPNILVLKYLTATNQLTAAIEEKAKKFLAIGYQRELEYKHDDGSYSAFGKSDKSGSTWLTAYVVKSFHQAIPYTDIDQKVIEAGLKFLAGTQLPSGEFPEVGKVIDSSHSGGSIGLSAYVLLAFLENVESADKYKDVIEKGLSYLEKELATSEDQYSLAIAGSALLLGKRIESAEKIFAKLNSLAKEDGDRKWWSKTVVSDKSWYGPVSVDVEMTAYIVLAMLKKGDAESVLPSIKWLVSQRNSNGGFASTQDTVIGLEALTSFAQKSGSGTGQMKIDFTAGKDDSGTIEVTPETSLILQTHVLPKTVKEVEISAKGSGSSLAQVSYRFNIAEKDSKPRFNVMPVVKKLENDQLNLMVCTEFVPLGDEKVSNMAVMEISLPSGYTADSDSFDKIKEIESVKRVDTKNADSMVIVYSDGITSEQLCVPIDAIKSHAVAKQKPSPVSVYDYYDNNKRSTEYYDVKSSLCDICQDVDCGAGCAKKNKNLN, from the exons TCTGTACTCAATTATTGCACCAGGAACCCTGCGATCAAAACTTAACTACCATGTAACAGTAGCCGTTCATGATGCTCCCTCACCTTGTAAGATAAAGGTTGGTCTTATTGGTCCAGAATTTGATAAATCTGAAACCGTTGAAGTTGCACCAAAAACATCAAAGCTTGTTATGTTCCAA ATACCAAAACTCAAAGACGGTGATTACAATTTGACAGCCGAAGGTTTATCAggcattgaattcaaaaatacaaccaaattaaattttgctgcTGAACAGCTATCGATTTATGTTCAAACAGATAAGGCCACTTACAAGCCAGGTGATTTAGTCCAATATCGAGCTTTAGTTTTGGACGAAAATACCAGACCTGCTAAGATTGATGGACCTGTCAAAATTGCTATCAAT GACGGAGCACAAAATCTTATCCAACAAAAGAATGATGTCGAACTCACCAAAGGCGTTTTCGCTGGGTCATTACAATTATCAGAATTCCCAGTTCTTGGAATGTGGAATATCGAAGTGAGTGCCGATGGTACAACTGAGACCAAGTCTTTCGAAGTTGACAAGTATGTTCTGCCTAAATTTGAAGTTCAAGTTGAAGCACCCAAAGATGTAGCAATTGTTGATGGTAAAATTATGGTTACCATAAGGGCAAA atacaCCTATGGAAAACCTGTTAAAGGAAAAGCTGTTGTATCTTGCAAGCCTTCTTACTACTACTATGGTGATGACTCTAAAACACCCTCAGCTGAAAAGACAGTTAACATTGATGGCAAAGGTCATGTAGAATTTGACATTGCTGAAGATTTGAAATTGGACAGAGATCGTTATACACCACCAATTACTATTTTGGCCATCGTTGAAGAGGAACTTACAGGATTGAAGCAGAACTCAACAGCAACGGTCAATTTACACCGtgaaaagtatcaaattcaaggTGTTGACACTCCATACACTTATTATCCAGGCAAAACTGTCGCAATAACT gTCGTTGTAAAGAACCTCGATGGATCACCAGTTCAAGACACTAAAAACGAAGTAACCCTCAATGTTAGCCCACCAGACCACTTTTACAGACCAATGCCCATTGCTTTGACATCAGAAGATAAGGAAGCATCAAGTGCAACAACTCTACCACCACCAGTCAAATCCAAAAATTACACTTCACCCATAGACAAGAATGGTATGGCCACCTTTCAAATTGAGCTTCCGGAAGAGTCATCAAGTTATTTCTCCGTAAAGGCTTACTACCAGGATTCATCAGCTTACATAACATCTCTgtcgaaatatgaaaaaaccgaAACTCCAGTTGatgattcatttaaaattattgtacaaacaaagaa tcCTGCTCTTGGAAATGACGTGAGCATTCGAGTACAAAATGGAAAGCCAATTCCATACTTTTCGTACACAATCTTAGGTCGTGGTGATATCATTGAAAGTGACATTATTGAG GTTCCTGAAAATCGCAACTACCATGTCTTCAAAATCACACCGAAATTTGAGATGATTCCAACTGCTAAAATCTTCGTTCACTATGTTGATGGTAACGATCTCCAATACACCGAAGAGACAATTAACTTTGAAAGGGATTTCCAAAACTCG atTTCTATTGAAGCTCCAGTTGAAGCCAAACCTGGTGCTGATGTTGAAATTAAGGTTAACACCGATCCTGATTCATATGTTGGTTTACTTGGTGTCGATCAAAGTGTGCTCCTCCTCAAGAGCGGCAACGATTTAAAGAAGGATACAATCTTCCAAGATCTCAGCCGTTACGATTCTAGTACACCATGGTCAATGGGCTATGGACAATATCCCGGTAGCCAAGCTGGTATTGTAGCAATGACCAATGCTAACTATCCATTCTATCAAA AGAAATTAGCACCAGGAGGTCTCGGTGGAGGTTTTGAACGAATTCGCAACATATTTCCTGAAACATGGATTTGGGAGTTaatagattttggaaaaaa TACCGACGGAAGTGGACTCACATTGAGCAAGAAAGTTCCTGACACCATCACATCTTGGGTTATAACTGGATTCTCGTTGAATCCTAAAACTGGTTTGGCCCTTACCAAAGAAGGAACCAAAGTGCGAACCTTCATACCTTTCTTCATTTCTACTAATTTGCCATATTCAGTTAAACGAG GGGAAGTAATTTCAATTCCTCTGGTTATTTTCAACTATATGGACAAGAATCTTGATTGTGAAGTAAGTCTTGATAATTCGGATCGTGAATTCGATTTTACCGAAGCAACCAACGAAGTCACTGAAAGCGCGAGTGAAGATGTAAATCGTACCAAGACTCTGACAATTCCATCGAATAGTGGACAAAGTGTTTCATTTATGATTCGTCCCAACAAAGTTGGACCAATTAGCTTGAAGTTCGTTGCTGTTACTCCAATATCTGGAGATGCTATTCAACAGACTCTTAGGGTCGAACCCGAAGGTGTTACGACTTATGTGAATAAGgctatatttttgaatttgaacgaAGAGAAGGAGAAGAATGTTAAGGTTGATATTGCAATTCCTGAGAATGCCGTCGCAGACTCTGAATACGTTGAGCTGTCAGTTGTTGGAGACTTGCTTGGACCAACTATTAAGAATCTTGATAAATTGGTTCGCATGCCATACGGATGTGGAGAACAGAATATGGTTAACTTTGTGCCAAATATTTTGGTTCTTAAGTACTTGACG GCTACAAATCAGCTTACTGCTGCAATTGAAGAAAAGGCCAAGAAATTCCTTGCAATTGGCTACCAACGAGAATTGGAATACAAACACGACGATGGTTCGTACAGTGCTTTCGGAAAATCGGACAAGAGTGGAAGCACCTGGTTGACAGCTTATGTTGTCAAGTCATTCCATCAAGCTATTCCTTACACCGATATCGATCAGAAGGTTATCGAAGCTGGTCTCAAATTCCTCGCTGGTACTCAATTGCCTAGTGGAGAGTTCCCAGAAGTCGGCAAGGTGATCGATAGTTCACACAGTGGAGGTTCCATTGGTTTGTCTGCCTATGTGTTGTTGGCTTTCTTGGAAAACGTTGAATCGGCTGATAAATATAAGGATGTCATTGAAAAGGGTTTGTCTTACTTGGAGAAGGAATTGGCTACATCTGAGGATCAATATTCGTTGGCTATCGCTGGATCAGCTTTGCTTTTGGGTAAACGAATTGAATCGGCTGAAAAGATCTTTGCTAAGCTCAATAGTTTGGCTAAGGAAGACG GTGATCGTAAGTGGTGGTCAAAGACTGTTGTCTCCGATAAGTCATGGTATGGACCAGTTTCAGTGGATGTTGAAATGACCGCATATATAGTTTTGGCTATGCTTAAGAAGGGAGACGCCGAATCAGTACTGCCCAGTATTAAATGGTTGGTATCGCAGCGTAACAGCAATGGAGGATTTGCATCAACCCAAGACACCGTTATTGGTCTTGAAGCCCTTACCAGTTTTGCTCAAAAGAGCGGTTCTGGTACAGGACAAATGAAGATTGACTTCACAGCTGGAAAGGATGATTCTGGTACCATTGAAGTTACCCCAGAGACTTCTTTGATTTTACAAACACATGTG CTTCCAAAAACTGTAAAAGAAGTTGAAATAAGTGCCAAGGGAAGTGGTTCATCTTTAGCTCAAGTTTCATACCGCTTTAATATCGCCGAAAAGGATAGCAAACCTAGATTCAATGTTATGCCAGTTGTTAAGAAATTGGAAAATGACCAATTGAACTTGATGGTTTGCACAGAATTCGTTCCATTGGGAGATGAAAAGGTCTCCAATATGGCAGTGATGGAAATTTCACTTCCCTCAGGATACACCGCCGATTCTGAtagttttgacaaaataaaggaaattgAAAGTGTGAAG CGTGTTGACACAAAGAACGCCGATTCAATGGTCATTGTCTACTCCGATGGTATAACTTCCGAACAACTTTGTGTACCAATTGATGCTATCAAATCCCATGCAGTTGCTAAGCAAAAGCCTTCACCTGTCAGCGTTTATGATTATTATGATAACAACAAACGCAGCACTGAATACTACGATGTCAAATCATCTTTGTGTGATATTTGCCAAGATGTCGATTGTGGAGCTGGCTGTGCGAAAAagaataagaatttaaattaa